The proteins below come from a single Armatimonadota bacterium genomic window:
- a CDS encoding N-6 DNA methylase: MSNVSGIVKSIQDIMRKDAGTYGDAQRLEQLGWMLFLKIFDDREQELEIRREDYQSPLPSHLRWSAWATNPEGITGDPLLDFVNNTLLPKLKSITTDKDQLTKVFRSTFEDANNYMKNGTLMRQVINKINGIDFNASDDRHMFGDIYEKLLRDLQSAGNAGEFYTPRAVTQFIVDMVNPQLGEHVMDPACGTGGFLTCSIEHLRTQAKTVEDEAIIQSSFSGIEKKNLPHVLCMTNLLLHGIDTPSNVQHGNTLARPLTSWGPRERVETIVTNPPFGGMEEDGIEANFPSEFRTRETADLFLVLIMRLLKDGGRAGLVLPDGTLFGEGVKTRIKEALLTECNLHTIVRLPNGVFNPYTSIRTNLLFFTKGVPTKEVWYYEHPYPEGIKSYNKGKPIRIEEFKPEKDWWGEEADGFKSRVENERAWRVSLDHVKAGNFNLDLKNPHTVDNGPGDVNFLLDEYESLLAKIASTRSKLKQELSRAISGTVE; encoded by the coding sequence ATGTCAAACGTTTCGGGAATCGTCAAGTCCATTCAGGACATCATGCGGAAAGACGCCGGAACGTACGGCGATGCTCAACGGCTAGAACAACTCGGCTGGATGCTCTTCCTCAAGATTTTCGATGATCGCGAACAGGAACTCGAAATCCGCCGTGAGGATTACCAATCTCCCTTGCCCTCTCATCTGAGGTGGTCGGCGTGGGCCACCAATCCCGAGGGGATCACCGGCGATCCGTTGCTAGATTTCGTCAATAACACGCTCTTGCCAAAGCTCAAGTCGATCACTACCGACAAAGATCAGTTGACCAAAGTCTTTCGGTCGACTTTCGAAGATGCCAACAACTACATGAAGAATGGCACCCTCATGCGGCAGGTCATCAATAAGATCAATGGTATCGACTTCAACGCCAGCGATGACCGCCACATGTTTGGCGACATCTACGAGAAACTTCTTCGCGACCTTCAGTCAGCGGGTAACGCGGGTGAGTTCTATACACCACGAGCCGTGACCCAGTTCATTGTTGACATGGTGAATCCGCAACTGGGTGAACATGTGATGGACCCCGCCTGCGGAACCGGAGGCTTTCTAACTTGCTCCATAGAGCATCTTCGAACGCAAGCAAAAACCGTGGAAGACGAGGCTATTATTCAAAGTTCTTTTTCCGGCATTGAAAAGAAAAATCTGCCTCATGTCCTCTGCATGACAAATTTGTTGCTGCATGGAATCGATACTCCTTCCAATGTTCAGCATGGAAACACTCTCGCAAGACCACTAACCAGTTGGGGACCAAGAGAGCGTGTTGAAACTATCGTTACCAACCCACCCTTTGGCGGGATGGAGGAAGATGGAATTGAAGCAAATTTTCCCTCTGAGTTCCGAACACGGGAAACCGCTGACCTATTCCTTGTCCTCATCATGCGGCTCCTCAAAGATGGTGGCCGCGCAGGATTAGTTCTTCCTGACGGAACTCTTTTTGGTGAAGGTGTCAAAACTCGAATCAAGGAAGCCCTGCTAACCGAATGCAATCTCCACACAATTGTGCGGCTACCCAACGGCGTCTTTAACCCTTACACCAGCATCCGCACCAACCTTCTGTTCTTCACGAAGGGTGTACCAACGAAAGAGGTTTGGTACTACGAACATCCATATCCAGAAGGAATTAAAAGTTACAACAAAGGAAAGCCGATTCGAATTGAAGAATTCAAACCAGAAAAAGACTGGTGGGGGGAAGAAGCCGATGGCTTCAAATCCAGAGTTGAAAACGAACGCGCCTGGCGAGTATCACTTGACCATGTTAAAGCTGGAAATTTCAATCTTGATCTTAAGAACCCGCACACTGTCGACAATGGCCCCGGTGACGTGAACTTTCTTTTGGATGAATATGAAAGCCTCCTCGCTAAGATCGCCAGTACGCGCTCCAAGCTAAAGCAAGAACTCAGTCGCGCTATTAGCGGAACAGTCGAATGA
- a CDS encoding DEAD/DEAH box helicase: MDKKTLSEADIRTKFILPAILGPNGEKWDNRHQIREEVHFTNGRVIVRGKMVRRGESKKADYILYYKPKLALAVVEAKDNNHEVGAGMQQALQYAEILDIPFVYSSNGDGFLEHDRTVTEGSVTRELGLHEFPSAEELWARYCKAKGLTPDQEVVTTQDYYDDGSGKIPRYYQAIAINRTIEAVAKGQDRILLVMATGTGKTYTAFQIIWRLWKSGAKKRILFLVDRNVLADQTKTNDFKPFGQAMTKVTHRTVDPSYEIYLCLYQAVTGTEEDQNIYKQFSPGFFDLIFIDECHRGSAAADASWRKVLEYFSSATQIGLTATPKETKDVSNIDYFGQPIYTYSLRQGIEDGFLAPYKVVRIGIDKDLDGWRPEAGQTDKYGREIEDREYNERDYDRNLVLEKRTELVAAKITEFLKATGRFSKTIVFCENTDHAERMRQALVNANPDLAAANSRYVMRITGDDNEGKRQLDNFIDPESTFPVVATTSQLMSTGVDAQTCKLIVLDKRIESMTEFKQIIGRGTRINEDYDKLYFTIMDFRRATSLFADPDFDGEPVQIYEPGLDETPVPPDDEPLTEEIDDESGTDETEDEEDMVRERTKRYVVDTVEVRVATERIQYLGADGKLITESLKDYTRKTLRKTYASLDSFLTKWNDAEKKQAILEELASQGVFIDELSEQVGRDYDAFDLLCHVAFDQPPLTRRERAESVKKRNVFGKYGDQARAVLESLLQKYADTGIESVESLDILNVDPLRAFGTPVEIVRLFGGKPGYLAAIRELETALYAGAA, from the coding sequence ATGGACAAAAAAACACTTTCGGAAGCTGACATCCGCACCAAATTCATTTTGCCCGCCATCCTTGGACCAAACGGCGAAAAGTGGGATAACCGCCATCAAATCCGCGAAGAGGTTCATTTCACGAACGGTCGCGTGATAGTCCGAGGAAAAATGGTCAGGCGTGGCGAGTCGAAGAAAGCCGACTACATTCTCTATTACAAACCGAAGTTAGCATTAGCCGTCGTCGAAGCAAAAGACAATAATCACGAAGTCGGGGCTGGGATGCAACAAGCTCTCCAGTATGCCGAAATCCTCGACATTCCATTTGTGTACAGTTCCAACGGGGATGGGTTCCTGGAGCATGATCGAACCGTAACGGAGGGCTCGGTAACAAGAGAATTAGGTCTTCACGAATTTCCATCCGCCGAAGAACTCTGGGCTCGTTACTGCAAAGCAAAAGGCTTAACGCCCGATCAGGAGGTTGTCACCACTCAGGACTATTACGATGATGGCTCCGGTAAAATCCCCCGCTACTACCAAGCAATTGCGATTAACCGAACCATCGAAGCGGTCGCCAAAGGGCAAGACAGAATCTTGCTGGTGATGGCAACCGGTACCGGTAAGACCTACACTGCCTTTCAGATCATATGGCGACTATGGAAGTCCGGCGCAAAGAAGCGAATCCTGTTCCTAGTTGATCGCAATGTCCTCGCGGACCAAACCAAAACCAATGATTTCAAGCCATTTGGTCAGGCGATGACCAAGGTCACCCATCGTACGGTTGACCCATCGTACGAAATCTACCTCTGTCTGTACCAGGCAGTCACCGGGACCGAAGAAGATCAAAACATCTATAAGCAGTTTAGTCCGGGGTTCTTCGACCTCATCTTTATCGACGAGTGTCACCGTGGCAGTGCCGCCGCCGATGCCTCCTGGCGAAAAGTCCTCGAATACTTCTCATCAGCCACGCAAATTGGGCTAACGGCCACTCCTAAGGAGACCAAAGATGTCTCGAACATCGACTATTTCGGCCAACCGATCTACACGTATTCGCTGAGACAAGGAATTGAAGACGGATTCCTCGCGCCGTACAAAGTGGTCCGAATCGGAATCGACAAAGACCTTGACGGCTGGCGTCCCGAGGCTGGTCAAACCGACAAGTACGGTCGAGAGATCGAAGATCGAGAATATAACGAGCGAGACTATGATCGAAATCTCGTCCTCGAAAAACGAACCGAACTCGTAGCGGCTAAGATCACCGAGTTCCTGAAAGCTACCGGTCGATTCTCAAAAACGATCGTCTTTTGTGAAAACACAGACCATGCCGAACGCATGCGACAAGCTTTGGTGAACGCCAACCCTGACCTCGCCGCGGCTAATAGTCGCTACGTAATGCGGATCACGGGTGATGACAACGAAGGGAAGCGTCAACTCGACAATTTTATTGATCCAGAATCGACCTTTCCCGTCGTTGCCACAACCTCTCAACTCATGTCGACGGGAGTGGATGCCCAAACCTGTAAGTTGATCGTGCTCGATAAGCGGATCGAATCCATGACCGAATTCAAGCAGATCATTGGACGCGGTACGCGGATCAATGAGGATTACGACAAACTCTACTTCACGATCATGGACTTTCGACGGGCAACGTCACTCTTTGCCGATCCCGATTTCGACGGCGAGCCAGTCCAGATTTACGAGCCAGGACTGGACGAAACACCTGTGCCACCTGACGACGAACCATTAACCGAAGAAATCGATGACGAGAGCGGTACCGACGAAACGGAGGATGAGGAGGATATGGTCCGCGAACGAACCAAGCGGTACGTAGTGGACACCGTCGAGGTTCGGGTTGCCACCGAAAGGATTCAATATCTCGGGGCGGATGGAAAGCTCATTACCGAGTCCCTCAAAGATTACACACGAAAGACGTTGCGTAAGACTTACGCTTCCTTAGACTCATTTTTGACGAAATGGAACGACGCCGAAAAGAAGCAAGCCATCCTCGAAGAACTTGCTAGTCAGGGGGTGTTCATTGATGAACTCTCCGAGCAAGTCGGGCGAGACTATGATGCCTTCGATCTCCTCTGCCACGTGGCGTTCGATCAGCCGCCCCTGACTCGGCGTGAACGCGCCGAGAGCGTGAAGAAGCGAAATGTCTTTGGGAAGTACGGTGATCAAGCCCGGGCTGTCCTCGAAAGCCTTTTGCAAAAATATGCCGACACCGGCATTGAGAGCGTAGAGTCGCTTGATATACTCAACGTGGACCCGCTACGGGCGTTCGGGACACCTGTTGAGATTGTCAGGTTGTTTGGTGGCAAGCCAGGTTACTTAGCTGCGATTCGGGAACTTGAGACGGCCTTATACGCGGGCGCTGCTTAG
- the melA gene encoding alpha-galactosidase, with protein MLQKIAVLGAGSVGFTRTMIRDILCVPELREIEIALHDIDARNLEMVRQLVERDVRESGLPTKITASLDRKTALDGAKYIFSFVRVGGLEAFRHDVEIPLAYGVDQCVGDTLGPGGIMYAQRGIPVLLDFCADIEAVAESDALFLNYSNPMAMLTWACSEYTDVPTIGLCHGVIGGHGQLASVIQLLARENGWIPPDGVVTRKDVDIVCAGINHQTWYVQVRFQGQDMTPYLLEGFERHPEYARTEKVRIDMLRRFGYYSTESNGHLSEYVPWYRKRPDEIEQWIDLSSWINGETGGYLRVCTEGRNWFEHEYPKWLADKPFTFNPEDRGLEHGSYILESLETGRIYRGHFNVRNQGVISNLPDDCIVEAPGYVDGNGINMPLAGDLPLGCAAVCQASVSVQRLAVGAAVSGDIGLLKQAMMMDPLTGAVCNPNEVWQMADRMLVALRDWLPQYTESIPLVEKSLTLEPNLARFEGNTGAARLHTRSVEEMESDEAAKKAAKASDKAGMTE; from the coding sequence ATGTTACAAAAAATCGCGGTATTAGGGGCGGGTAGCGTTGGGTTTACGCGGACGATGATCCGCGATATTCTGTGCGTGCCCGAGCTTCGCGAGATCGAAATCGCCCTCCACGACATCGACGCGCGCAACCTGGAGATGGTTCGGCAACTGGTGGAGCGAGACGTGCGCGAGAGCGGACTCCCCACCAAAATCACCGCCAGCCTCGACCGAAAAACCGCCCTCGACGGCGCCAAGTATATCTTTAGCTTCGTGCGCGTGGGCGGGCTCGAAGCGTTCCGCCACGACGTCGAAATTCCCCTTGCCTACGGCGTGGATCAGTGCGTGGGCGACACCCTCGGCCCGGGCGGAATCATGTACGCCCAGCGCGGCATTCCCGTCCTGCTGGACTTCTGCGCCGACATCGAAGCCGTCGCCGAATCCGACGCCCTCTTCCTCAACTATTCCAACCCCATGGCCATGCTCACTTGGGCGTGCTCCGAGTACACCGACGTGCCCACCATCGGCCTCTGCCACGGCGTCATCGGCGGCCACGGCCAACTGGCGTCCGTCATTCAGCTTTTGGCGCGCGAGAATGGCTGGATTCCGCCCGACGGCGTCGTCACGCGCAAAGACGTCGACATCGTGTGCGCGGGCATCAACCACCAAACGTGGTACGTGCAGGTGCGGTTCCAAGGGCAGGATATGACGCCGTACCTACTGGAGGGCTTCGAGCGGCACCCCGAGTACGCGCGCACCGAAAAGGTCCGCATCGACATGCTCCGCCGGTTCGGCTACTACTCCACCGAGTCCAACGGCCACCTCAGCGAGTACGTGCCGTGGTACCGCAAACGGCCAGACGAGATCGAGCAGTGGATCGACCTTTCCAGTTGGATCAACGGCGAGACCGGCGGCTACCTGCGCGTCTGCACCGAGGGGCGCAACTGGTTCGAGCACGAGTACCCCAAGTGGCTGGCCGACAAGCCGTTCACCTTCAACCCCGAGGACCGCGGCCTGGAGCACGGGTCGTATATTTTAGAGTCCCTGGAGACCGGACGCATCTACCGCGGGCACTTCAATGTGCGCAACCAGGGCGTCATCTCCAACCTGCCGGATGACTGCATCGTCGAAGCGCCGGGGTACGTGGATGGCAACGGCATCAACATGCCGCTGGCGGGCGACCTTCCGCTGGGCTGTGCGGCGGTGTGCCAGGCGTCGGTTTCGGTGCAGAGGCTGGCGGTCGGGGCCGCCGTTAGCGGCGACATCGGTCTGCTGAAGCAGGCGATGATGATGGACCCGCTCACCGGCGCCGTCTGCAACCCCAACGAGGTCTGGCAGATGGCCGACCGCATGCTCGTGGCTCTGCGGGACTGGCTGCCTCAGTACACGGAATCCATCCCGCTGGTGGAGAAATCGCTGACGTTGGAGCCGAACCTGGCCCGGTTTGAAGGCAACACCGGTGCCGCGCGATTGCATACGCGGTCGGTCGAGGAAATGGAGTCCGATGAAGCGGCGAAGAAAGCCGCCAAGGCGTCGGATAAAGCAGGGATGACGGAGTAG
- a CDS encoding MBL fold metallo-hydrolase, with translation MTFHRFAQGDYEVLLLQAQPPLATKTADLFPDVDPDELAEAVRIAPESFVNGGEEIFFGQTIALVRGHGKTILFDTGVPVDHERATLLKSLAAAGLTAGDIDLVFLTHRDLDHVGGNLTDGRPTFPNARYAMARTEYESYKVDPVRNHFPTYVGPLEELGVFDVVEDDAEIAPGVRLVLTPGHRPGAASVLVEDSVLLAADTWHCPAQVTFPNWTIKFDSDPELAVATRRSVIEQAATEGWQVAVPHTFRLGLGRVMDESGRMRWVSSL, from the coding sequence ATGACTTTCCATCGATTCGCCCAGGGCGATTACGAGGTGCTTTTGCTTCAGGCTCAGCCTCCTTTAGCGACCAAGACCGCTGATCTGTTTCCGGATGTCGATCCCGACGAACTGGCCGAAGCGGTGCGGATCGCGCCGGAGAGTTTTGTGAACGGAGGGGAGGAGATTTTCTTTGGGCAGACCATTGCTTTGGTGCGGGGCCATGGCAAAACGATTCTGTTCGATACCGGCGTGCCGGTCGATCATGAGCGGGCGACGCTGCTGAAAAGCCTGGCCGCCGCCGGACTAACGGCGGGGGACATCGACTTGGTGTTCCTGACCCACCGGGACTTGGACCACGTGGGTGGGAACCTGACCGATGGTCGTCCGACCTTCCCCAATGCGCGGTACGCGATGGCGAGGACCGAATACGAGAGCTACAAAGTCGATCCGGTGAGGAACCATTTTCCAACCTATGTCGGGCCGCTGGAGGAGTTGGGTGTGTTCGATGTCGTCGAAGACGATGCGGAGATTGCGCCGGGCGTTCGGCTGGTTTTGACGCCAGGACATCGGCCCGGGGCGGCGAGCGTGCTGGTGGAGGATTCGGTTTTGTTGGCGGCGGACACGTGGCATTGCCCGGCTCAGGTGACGTTCCCGAACTGGACGATCAAGTTTGACTCCGATCCGGAGTTGGCGGTGGCGACTCGTCGGAGCGTCATCGAGCAAGCGGCGACAGAGGGTTGGCAGGTGGCGGTTCCGCACACGTTTCGATTGGGTTTGGGGCGGGTTATGGATGAGAGTGGTCGGATGCGCTGGGTTTCGAGTTTGTAG